One Helianthus annuus cultivar XRQ/B chromosome 7, HanXRQr2.0-SUNRISE, whole genome shotgun sequence genomic region harbors:
- the LOC110900104 gene encoding cold-responsive protein kinase 1, producing the protein MSLKQVEKSWFTWLLASLMVVVLLLSMTEPVASQSRNRNSTLMRYYCSMYKGLSPTYFLSNLNTTLSSLRQQLSVNGVRYADARTLLNGESVWGLASCRGYVSTANCVACFNYAVAQLKVCGLGNGAQAYYNDCDVRYENNNFYADANIRAGVVICGNTASPQSANFKKTVQRLMSDLQTAAPKASDYYAASTRRVINGNGTVYAIAQCNLNLSQSVCQECLNSRYSSLDACLPGTNGRAVDNGCFMRYSSTPFFGLNQTTDLTPFLGDGDSSKKISIIGGVVGGVCFLLLVLAFSLWRLRSKNAISSHQDKSTGSTEMLHGPRKYSYGDLKIATDNFSDEHKLGGGVFGEVYKGTLKDGNTVAVKKTAMASISGKMQELKIISNVHHRHLVRLLGYCNKGPFLFLVHEYMDNGSLDQFLYGDKSMNLNWRQRFEIIYGTARGLAYLHEQYHITIIHRNIKTSNILLDNEFQPKIADFGMIRLLPEDKTHLSTKVAGSMNSGYVAPEYAVHGQLSEKVDTYSFGIVVLEIISGKRCDYVIDDEAVGQSLLDYAWDLYDRGTHLNLVDRRLDPTEYAKDDTKKIIEIALMCTQSPISARPTMSEVVTLLSDKSLDEMSPIRPTSHEDGINIKVDTSSNIQLSGR; encoded by the exons ATGAGCTTAAAACAAGTGGAAAAAAGTTGGTTCACATGGCTGCTGGCCAGTCTGATGGTAGTGGTTCTGTTGTTATCCATGACAGAGCCAGTTGCATCACAGTCCAGAAATAGAAATAGCACTCTAATGAGATATTATTGTAGTATGTACAAAGGTCTAAGCCCGACTTATTTCTTGAGCAACCTCAACACCACCCTTTCTAGTCTCCGTCAGCAACTATCGGTCAATGGTGTGCGCTATGCGGATGCACGCACTTTGCTCAATGGTGAGTCTGTGTGGGGCCTTGCTTCTTGTCGCGGTTACGTCTCTACTGCTAATTGTGTTGCTTGTTTCAACTATGCTGTTGCTCAGCTAAAAGTATGTGGGCTTGGCAATGGAGCTCAGGCTTATTACAATGACTGTGATGTCAG GTATGAGAATAATAACTTTTATGCCGACGCTAATATCCGGGCTGGTGTGGTAATATGTGGCAATACGGCATCACCACAATCTGCAAACTTTAAGAAAACAGTACAACGTTTGATGTCCGATCTTCAAACCGCTGCTCCAAAAGCATCAGATTATTATGCCGCTTCAACAAGACGGGTAATTAACGGTAACGGTACTGTGTATGCCATTGCACAATGTAATCTAAACTTAAGCCAAAGCGTGTGTCAAGAATGCTTAAATTCCCGATACAGTTCTTTAGATGCTTGCCTTCCTGGCACAAATGGGAGGGCTGTTGACAATGGATGTTTTATGAGGTATTCCAGTACTCCGTTTTTTGGACTAAACCAGACTACTGATCTCACTCCTTTCCTTGGGGATG GAGATTCAAGTAAGAAAATATCCATAATTGGGGGTGTTGTTGGAGGCGTATGCTTTCTGTTGCTAGTACTTGCATTTTCTTTATGGCGTCTCCGATCAAAAAATGCTATTAGTAGCCATCAAG ACAAATCAACTGGATCAACGGAAATGCTTCATGGTCCCAGAAAATATAGCTATGGTGATTTAAAAATAGCCACAGATAATTTCAGTGATGAGCACAAACTTGGAGGAGGGGTGTTCGGTGAAGTATATAAG GGCACTCTCAAGGATGGGAATACGGTTGCAGTTAAGAAAACAGCAATGGCCTCTATTTCAGGAAAGATGCAAGAACTTAAGATTATAAGTAATGTTCACCACCGACATCTTGTACGCCTTCTAGGATATTGTAACAAAGGGCCATTTTTATTTCTGGTACATGAGTACATGGACAATGGTAGTCTTGATCAATTCCTCTATG GTGACAAATCAATGAACCTAAATTGGAGACAAAGGTTTGAAATAATCTATGGGACAGCGCGGGGTCTTGCATATCTACATGAGCAATACCACATTACCATCATTCATAGGAATATAAAAACGAGCAACATTCTACTTGATAACGAATTTCAGCCCAAAATTGCTGATTTTGGGATGATAAGGCTACTTCCAGAAGATAAGACTCATCTGAGCACCAAGGTGGCAGGATCCAT GAATAGTGGTTACGTTGCACCAGAATACGCTGTTCATGGGCAATTATCTGAGAAGGTGGATACATACAGCTTTGGTATTGTGGTCCTTGAAATTATTAGCGGGAAAAGGTGTGACTATGTCATAGATGATGAAGCAGTTGGCCAAAGTCTCCTTGATTAC GCATGGGATCTGTATGATAGAGGCACACATTTGAATCTTGTGGATAGAAGACTAGACCCTACTGAATATGCAAAAGATGATACGAAGAAGATCATAGAGATAGCATTGATGTGCACTCAGTCACCGATTTCCGCAAGGCCTACAATGTCTGAAGTTGTGACACTATTAAGTGACAAATCACTAGATGAAATGTCACCAATAAGGCCTACCAGTCACGAAGATGGCATAAATATTAAAGTTGACACTTCCTCCAACATTCAACTTTCTGGACGTTAA